The Candidatus Koribacter versatilis Ellin345 genome has a segment encoding these proteins:
- a CDS encoding CHASE2 domain-containing protein has product MAAAPRKQSRAQRLFQRGAALAAVFTAVLLIGVENTKPMRWLETGTYDARMTWSLDPSRADKSIVILDIDNPSFEILKESFGRWPWTRMAWAGAIDYMADGHPKVIAFDFKFGGSEDPKVDQAFAESIRSGRNVLLGFSFDPAQIEDVSDVKNRKLALLARESLSDSHILGEHFPPADQSLNVPLDILAKASAGMGCLNAVYDDDGAVRRMPLGCNYGDLAFRTLDTRAVDYVRGHDASRFIRDGRYGDSTGERIPVDANGHLLVWFHGRPHGTYERVPFWKLVCSAAPDSCPNLKEPIPPSYFKDKIVLVGASASGSFELHSTPVGDAPGVFDRAAAIDNLLHGEGILIAPLWQHWILIAIMALVGWMVLTRLGVSVVGAPVMLSILGVYAVLAAAVFRVEHLWLPMVSPLSAGALAYISAGGVRYVTTGRELRATRHALERHMSPQLAQYALEHGDNLAGERRELTIFFSDIRSFTTLTESLRDHPDKLLALLNEYLTAMCEVIFKYEGVVDKFIGDGILAHWGAFTEGKNHALLAAQASLEMLDRLKQMNADWAAQGRDQLAIGIGLNTGEVTFGNVGAGQKTEFTVIGDPVNLASRLEGLNKEHHTSIIISEFTLEHLRGLVQTRELGGVKVKGKTIETQIYELQGLATSQEPVPAQTVGSRA; this is encoded by the coding sequence ATGGCTGCTGCCCCCCGTAAACAATCGCGCGCCCAACGACTCTTCCAGCGCGGAGCCGCGCTCGCTGCCGTCTTCACGGCAGTGCTACTCATTGGTGTCGAAAATACCAAGCCCATGCGGTGGCTCGAAACCGGCACCTACGACGCGCGTATGACGTGGAGCCTCGATCCCTCACGTGCCGATAAAAGCATCGTCATTCTCGACATCGACAACCCCAGCTTCGAGATCCTGAAGGAAAGCTTCGGACGCTGGCCCTGGACGCGTATGGCATGGGCCGGCGCCATTGATTACATGGCCGACGGCCACCCGAAAGTCATCGCCTTTGACTTCAAGTTCGGTGGCAGCGAAGACCCCAAAGTCGACCAGGCCTTCGCCGAATCCATTCGCAGCGGCCGCAATGTTCTCCTCGGCTTCTCCTTCGATCCCGCGCAGATCGAGGACGTCTCCGACGTGAAGAACCGCAAGCTCGCGCTCCTCGCCCGCGAGTCTCTCAGCGACAGTCACATCCTCGGCGAACATTTTCCTCCCGCGGACCAGAGCCTCAACGTTCCGCTCGACATTCTCGCCAAAGCTTCCGCCGGTATGGGCTGCCTCAACGCCGTTTATGACGACGATGGCGCCGTGCGCCGCATGCCGCTCGGCTGCAACTATGGCGACCTCGCCTTCCGTACCCTCGACACTCGTGCTGTGGACTACGTTCGTGGCCACGATGCCAGCCGCTTCATCCGCGACGGCCGCTATGGCGACAGCACCGGCGAGCGTATTCCCGTCGATGCCAACGGTCATCTCCTGGTCTGGTTTCATGGTCGTCCGCACGGCACTTACGAACGGGTTCCTTTCTGGAAGCTGGTATGTTCCGCCGCGCCCGACAGCTGTCCGAACCTGAAGGAGCCGATTCCGCCTTCTTACTTCAAGGACAAGATCGTCCTCGTGGGCGCCAGCGCATCGGGGAGCTTTGAGCTTCATTCCACGCCCGTAGGCGATGCGCCGGGTGTGTTCGATCGCGCTGCTGCCATCGACAACCTGCTGCATGGCGAAGGCATATTGATCGCGCCGCTCTGGCAACACTGGATCCTCATCGCCATCATGGCGCTGGTCGGCTGGATGGTGCTCACGCGTCTCGGCGTTAGCGTCGTCGGCGCGCCGGTAATGCTGTCGATCCTCGGCGTCTATGCGGTATTGGCAGCTGCGGTCTTCCGGGTCGAACATCTCTGGCTGCCGATGGTCTCGCCTTTGAGCGCGGGAGCGCTTGCGTATATCAGCGCCGGTGGTGTGCGCTATGTCACGACGGGCCGCGAACTCCGCGCCACGCGCCACGCACTGGAGCGCCACATGTCGCCGCAACTCGCGCAATACGCGCTGGAACACGGCGATAACCTCGCCGGCGAGCGCCGCGAGCTCACCATCTTCTTCTCCGACATTCGCAGCTTTACCACGCTCACCGAGAGCCTCCGCGACCATCCCGACAAGTTGCTCGCGCTCCTCAATGAATACCTCACGGCGATGTGCGAGGTCATCTTCAAGTACGAGGGTGTAGTCGACAAGTTCATCGGCGACGGCATTCTCGCGCACTGGGGAGCGTTCACGGAGGGCAAGAACCACGCGCTGCTCGCGGCGCAAGCCTCACTCGAGATGCTCGACCGCCTCAAGCAGATGAACGCCGATTGGGCGGCGCAAGGCCGCGACCAACTGGCCATCGGCATTGGTCTCAACACCGGCGAAGTGACCTTCGGTAACGTGGGCGCAGGCCAAAAGACTGAGTTCACCGTGATCGGTGATCCGGTAAACTTGGCGTCGCGTTTAGAAGGCCTCAATAAAGAACACCATACTTCCATCATCATCAGCGAATTCACTCTCGAACACTTGCGCGGTCTTGTGCAGACGCGCGAACTCGGCGGCGTAAAAGTTAAGGGCAAGACGATCGAAACGCAGATTTATGAATTGCAGGGTTTAGCAACATCGCAAGAACCGGTCCCGGCGCAAACCGTCGGGTCACGAGCTTAA
- the trpD gene encoding anthranilate phosphoribosyltransferase, with protein MITDALHQIVVHRRDLTREQARETMADVLGGKTTDAQIGALLVGLQMKGETVDEIVGFAEAIRAAATPLIVRDSALDVSGTERDALLDTCGTGGDASGTFNISTATALVVAGAGVKVAKHGNRSVTSKCGSADVVEALGVNINLPAERMAECLEKVGIAFLFAPAMHTAMKYVQPARRELKMRTVFNLLGPLTNPANASCQVVGVYTGQLVEKLAQALLQLGLKRALVVHGWDGLDEITISGPTKVAEVRDGKVTSYEISPEQFGLQRAPLSALEGGDAQVNAAIIRAILDGERSPKRDVVLLNAAAALVAAGQAETMGAAIPVAAYAIDSGQAKGRLRLLVEFTNL; from the coding sequence ATGATCACGGACGCCCTACATCAGATAGTCGTTCACCGGCGGGACCTTACGCGCGAACAGGCGCGCGAAACCATGGCTGACGTCCTGGGAGGAAAAACCACCGACGCGCAGATCGGGGCGTTGCTCGTCGGGTTGCAGATGAAGGGCGAGACGGTGGATGAGATTGTCGGCTTCGCGGAGGCGATCCGTGCGGCCGCGACGCCGTTGATCGTGCGCGACTCAGCGCTCGACGTGAGCGGCACCGAGCGCGATGCGCTGCTCGATACCTGCGGCACCGGGGGCGATGCCAGCGGGACGTTCAACATCTCGACGGCGACGGCATTAGTTGTGGCGGGTGCGGGCGTGAAGGTGGCGAAACACGGCAACCGTAGTGTGACTTCGAAGTGTGGGTCGGCGGATGTGGTCGAGGCGCTGGGAGTGAACATCAACCTTCCGGCAGAACGCATGGCGGAGTGCCTGGAGAAAGTCGGGATCGCGTTCCTGTTTGCGCCGGCGATGCACACGGCGATGAAGTATGTGCAGCCGGCGCGGCGTGAGTTGAAGATGCGCACGGTGTTCAATCTGCTGGGACCGCTCACGAACCCGGCGAATGCTTCATGCCAGGTTGTAGGTGTGTACACAGGGCAGCTTGTTGAGAAACTGGCGCAGGCCCTCTTACAGCTTGGGTTGAAGCGCGCGCTGGTGGTACATGGGTGGGATGGACTGGATGAGATCACGATATCCGGCCCGACGAAAGTTGCGGAAGTACGCGATGGAAAGGTGACATCGTACGAGATTTCGCCCGAACAGTTTGGACTGCAACGCGCGCCGCTGAGTGCGCTCGAGGGCGGCGATGCGCAGGTCAATGCTGCGATCATTCGCGCGATTCTTGATGGCGAGCGGTCTCCGAAGCGCGATGTTGTGCTGCTGAATGCTGCCGCGGCACTGGTGGCGGCGGGTCAGGCAGAGACGATGGGAGCGGCGATTCCCGTTGCGGCGTATGCGATTGATAGTGGGCAGGCGAAAGGGAGGCTGCGGTTGCTGGTGGAGTTTACGAACCTATAG
- a CDS encoding glycoside hydrolase family 32 protein, translated as MRHVLALLALIAVALPALPQYDQPYRPQVHFSPREHWTNDPNGLVFFDGEYHLFFQYNPFGDVWGHMSWGHAVSKDLLHWEELPVAVPEKDGVMIFTGSVVVDHENSSGFCKPKTECLVAIYTGYQEHFPGGTRQAQYVAYSVDRGRTWTNYDKNPVIDLKMADFRDPSVFWDEERHRWVMAVSLPKEHDVQFYSSTNLKQWALLSEFGQLGDTDGDWECPDLLRVPSAQDPTKSTWALKVGLNPGAPQGGSGEQYFFGAFDGKTFTASHEKGAHGWTNYGKDDYCAINFNNIAKDEKPVLLGWMSNWEYAAKLPTSPWRGQMSLPRRLSFVKDVEGLGLKQEPVVETLRDGAATTLTSAPREAPFELQVTFDPKAEQIFGMRIYSDKEHYVEIGFDRKNQQLFMDRTKSSVTVAQEFPGTTVAPLTEGRGFDLHVIVDRSSVEAFAQDGTIAMNNLVFPTKPQVRVETFGSKPTSAQVWKLKSIWK; from the coding sequence ATGCGCCACGTTCTCGCTCTGCTTGCGTTGATTGCCGTTGCACTTCCTGCTCTTCCCCAATATGACCAGCCGTATCGTCCGCAGGTGCATTTCTCGCCGCGCGAGCATTGGACGAACGATCCTAACGGGCTGGTGTTCTTTGACGGCGAATATCACCTCTTCTTCCAGTACAACCCGTTCGGCGATGTGTGGGGACACATGAGCTGGGGACACGCCGTGAGCAAAGATTTGCTGCATTGGGAGGAACTGCCCGTCGCGGTTCCGGAGAAGGACGGCGTGATGATCTTCACCGGCAGCGTCGTCGTGGACCACGAGAACTCGAGCGGGTTCTGCAAGCCGAAGACGGAATGCCTGGTTGCGATTTACACCGGATATCAAGAACACTTCCCCGGCGGGACGCGGCAGGCCCAGTACGTGGCGTACAGCGTGGACCGCGGGCGGACGTGGACGAACTACGACAAGAACCCCGTGATTGATTTGAAGATGGCGGATTTCCGCGACCCCAGCGTGTTTTGGGACGAGGAGCGACACCGGTGGGTGATGGCGGTGTCGCTGCCGAAAGAACACGATGTGCAGTTCTACAGTTCAACGAACTTGAAACAGTGGGCGTTGCTGAGCGAGTTCGGACAGCTCGGAGATACGGACGGTGATTGGGAGTGTCCCGATCTTCTGCGAGTACCTTCTGCGCAGGATCCGACGAAGAGCACGTGGGCGTTGAAGGTCGGGCTGAATCCTGGGGCACCGCAGGGCGGATCAGGGGAGCAATACTTCTTCGGTGCTTTCGACGGCAAGACATTTACCGCATCGCACGAGAAGGGCGCGCATGGCTGGACGAACTACGGCAAAGACGATTACTGCGCCATTAACTTCAACAACATCGCGAAAGATGAGAAGCCCGTTCTGCTGGGCTGGATGAGTAATTGGGAATACGCTGCAAAGTTGCCGACATCTCCGTGGCGTGGACAAATGAGTTTGCCGCGTAGGCTCTCGTTCGTGAAGGACGTGGAAGGATTGGGGCTGAAGCAGGAGCCGGTGGTGGAAACACTGCGCGATGGGGCGGCGACGACTCTCACGTCGGCTCCACGAGAAGCGCCGTTCGAGTTGCAGGTGACGTTCGATCCGAAGGCGGAGCAAATCTTTGGAATGCGGATTTACTCTGACAAAGAACACTACGTTGAGATTGGCTTCGACCGAAAGAACCAGCAGCTCTTTATGGACCGCACGAAGTCGAGCGTGACGGTGGCGCAGGAGTTTCCGGGCACGACAGTTGCACCGCTCACAGAAGGACGTGGGTTCGATCTGCACGTGATTGTGGATCGATCGTCGGTTGAGGCGTTTGCGCAAGATGGCACCATCGCGATGAACAACCTGGTGTTTCCCACAAAGCCGCAAGTGCGCGTCGAGACATTTGGCAGCAAGCCGACATCGGCACAAGTCTGGAAGCTGAAGTCCATTTGGAAGTAA
- a CDS encoding ABC transporter permease, producing MRSLLQDVRYGFRGLRKSPGYALLAIAALALGIGANTALFSAIYGILLKPLPYANGKRLVLLQQSARSATSPKLAVSVQELEDYRKQAHSFDGLVEYHSMQFILLGREPDRVETGVVSANFFDVLGVKPLLGRTFRAGEDLVGAEPVLVLSYKYWQEHHGGDPNIVGKSFRMNDKLHTVIGVLPPIPQYPRENDVYMPVSACPTRMSAHMLENRAMRMLNVFGILKPGVTLEQANAETSTIAARFTQQYPNAYRLDHFAVHIDSLQTMLTTRARPLLIMLLITSALVLVISCANVANLALARMTQREYEMAIRSSLGAPRTRLIRQVLTECTLLAIAGGLVGLLFAQVGTHLLSIFLARFTTRAAEVQISGAVLAFTMVVSIATGLLFGLAPALNSTRRLAGQMQTGARSSSAGHMGWSLRSALIVAQVCISYVLLVIAGLTLRSFDKLQKVDAGFNAENVVAFTLPVNFTKYAEPVKFAELEQRVKQRIEQLPGVTSAASISGLPLGSTSPTPQPMMIEKQVKDPNAPNVEVDASAVSPNAFFTLGVPFMAGRDFNALDTTKSENVTIFSASTAKRYFGNEDPVGRRVSYDNGENWWRIVGVVGDVRYFGLDRPPIDEVYVPAAQIGGAGRFVVRTTMDEDAARSLFTKAVRELDNEQPVTDFKTLREVRDDSLTNTRVTSMLLTLFAGLALVLAATGLFGVISFLVSQRTREIGIRLAMGAQTSSVLVMMLRQGVNLVAIGLGLGVIAALAASNVVKSLLFGVSTRDWITFVGVGAVLFGSTLLASYLPARRAAKVQPMEALRCE from the coding sequence ATGCGTTCATTGCTGCAGGATGTGCGGTATGGGTTCCGCGGGCTTCGGAAGAGTCCCGGATATGCGTTGCTGGCGATTGCTGCGCTGGCGCTGGGAATTGGCGCCAACACTGCGTTGTTCAGCGCAATTTACGGCATTCTGCTGAAGCCGCTGCCATATGCGAACGGCAAGCGCCTCGTCCTGTTGCAACAGTCGGCGCGCAGTGCGACCTCGCCGAAGTTAGCGGTGTCGGTGCAGGAGCTTGAGGACTATCGGAAGCAGGCGCATTCGTTCGATGGCTTGGTCGAGTATCACTCGATGCAGTTCATTCTGCTTGGCCGCGAACCGGACCGCGTGGAGACCGGGGTCGTCTCGGCGAACTTCTTCGATGTGCTCGGCGTGAAGCCGCTTCTTGGACGGACATTCCGCGCCGGAGAAGACCTGGTGGGCGCGGAGCCAGTGCTGGTGCTGAGCTACAAGTACTGGCAGGAGCACCATGGCGGCGATCCGAACATCGTGGGCAAATCGTTTCGGATGAACGACAAGTTGCACACTGTGATTGGTGTGCTTCCGCCGATCCCGCAGTATCCGAGAGAGAATGACGTGTACATGCCGGTGTCGGCGTGTCCGACTCGGATGAGCGCGCACATGCTGGAGAACCGCGCGATGCGCATGCTGAACGTGTTCGGCATCCTCAAACCAGGCGTGACCCTGGAGCAGGCAAATGCGGAAACCAGCACAATCGCGGCCCGCTTTACACAGCAGTACCCGAATGCCTACCGGCTTGACCACTTTGCGGTGCACATTGATTCGCTGCAGACGATGTTGACTACCAGGGCACGGCCGCTGCTGATAATGCTGCTGATTACGTCCGCCCTGGTGCTGGTGATTTCTTGCGCAAACGTGGCGAACCTTGCGCTGGCGCGCATGACGCAACGCGAATACGAGATGGCGATTCGCAGCTCGCTCGGCGCACCGCGTACGCGGCTGATCCGGCAAGTGCTCACGGAATGTACGCTGCTAGCGATTGCGGGTGGTCTGGTGGGACTTTTGTTTGCGCAGGTAGGAACTCACCTGCTTTCTATCTTCCTGGCGAGATTCACGACGCGCGCAGCCGAAGTGCAGATCAGTGGAGCGGTCCTGGCGTTCACGATGGTGGTTAGCATAGCGACGGGCCTGCTGTTCGGCCTGGCGCCGGCGCTGAACAGCACGCGGCGTCTTGCGGGCCAGATGCAGACCGGTGCGCGCAGTTCCAGCGCCGGGCACATGGGATGGTCTCTCCGTAGCGCGCTGATCGTAGCGCAGGTGTGCATCAGCTATGTACTGCTGGTGATTGCAGGGCTCACTCTGCGCAGCTTCGACAAGCTGCAGAAGGTCGACGCTGGGTTCAATGCGGAGAACGTGGTTGCGTTCACGCTGCCCGTCAACTTCACGAAATATGCAGAACCAGTCAAGTTCGCCGAGTTGGAACAACGGGTGAAGCAGCGGATTGAGCAACTGCCGGGTGTAACGTCGGCGGCGTCCATTTCGGGACTGCCATTGGGGAGCACATCCCCCACGCCGCAGCCGATGATGATTGAGAAACAGGTGAAGGACCCGAACGCGCCTAACGTGGAAGTGGATGCGTCCGCAGTGTCGCCGAATGCGTTCTTTACGCTCGGTGTGCCGTTTATGGCGGGCCGAGATTTCAACGCCCTGGATACGACCAAGTCGGAGAACGTGACGATCTTCAGCGCCTCAACGGCGAAGCGGTACTTCGGCAACGAAGATCCGGTTGGGCGGCGCGTTTCCTACGACAACGGGGAGAACTGGTGGCGCATTGTTGGCGTGGTGGGCGACGTTCGCTATTTCGGACTGGATCGGCCACCAATTGACGAAGTGTACGTTCCCGCGGCACAGATCGGGGGAGCCGGCAGGTTCGTTGTCCGCACAACGATGGACGAGGATGCGGCCCGGAGCCTGTTTACGAAAGCCGTGCGCGAGCTCGATAACGAACAGCCAGTGACCGACTTCAAGACTTTGCGAGAAGTACGCGACGATTCGCTGACGAACACACGAGTGACCTCAATGCTGTTGACCTTGTTTGCAGGGTTGGCTCTGGTGCTCGCAGCAACTGGACTCTTCGGCGTGATTTCGTTCCTGGTGAGCCAGCGAACGCGTGAGATCGGCATACGGCTCGCGATGGGTGCGCAGACGTCGTCGGTGCTGGTGATGATGTTGCGGCAGGGCGTGAACCTGGTGGCGATCGGGCTTGGACTCGGCGTAATCGCGGCGCTGGCGGCGAGCAACGTGGTGAAGAGCTTGTTGTTTGGTGTCTCGACGCGCGATTGGATTACGTTTGTGGGAGTGGGCGCAGTGTTGTTTGGAAGTACGTTGCTGGCGAGCTATCTGCCGGCGCGACGTGCCGCGAAAGTGCAGCCGATGGAAGCGCTGCGATGCGAGTAG
- a CDS encoding M56 family metallopeptidase, translating to MISVLLEAAARALALALITYALLWMLRVKNVAAQRTAWTIVLFAAFAMPLLMQSPWVPAPLQWRPNFSAPQTPTIAPATAPARAPVTYVRSAVGLGSRTASLPPSAKPLQSRNEVPAWRPTPALFFALYAAITGVLLTRLLVGLVSAWRIWRRSTPIAADSNASPSVRVSAEVLSPVTIGSGILLPSEFDQWSPERLRAVLAHERAHVRHFDFHLQLLAGIYAAIFWFSPLGWWLRRHLAVLAEAISDQAGIAESGTRSDYAEIVLHFAAMPRRSMTGVAMASSGNVTRRIEQLLNEDLYRAAFSRGQKRARIAFLLVTFAVFTTSLLMHVPSARAAQKAPAPPPMVAVQLETPAPPASAPEPPQAPEATNNTNVNSNSNSNSNSNNNTNTLTETRDANSTTYSYGVSDDGNSYSDGESYAIVDGTKTNMTFSGHWASSHSREEIEKARRVANNGKFLWFHHAGKSYVVTDPTIIANLQALYAPMEELGRQQEELGKQQEALGEQQEALGRKQEEASVPTPDMTREIAAINEAAAKLQAQKGKDMTSEQLADLQEKLGDLQGRLGEVQGKIGEKQGKLGEEQGKLGEQQGKLGEKQGKLGEQQGKIAEAADKKVKAVIQETLRNGKAQPVQ from the coding sequence ATGATTTCGGTACTCCTTGAAGCTGCCGCTCGCGCCCTCGCGCTCGCCCTCATCACTTACGCGCTGTTGTGGATGCTGCGCGTGAAGAACGTCGCTGCCCAGCGCACCGCCTGGACCATCGTCCTGTTTGCGGCCTTCGCCATGCCGCTGCTTATGCAGTCCCCGTGGGTGCCCGCGCCATTGCAATGGCGGCCAAACTTCTCTGCACCGCAAACGCCAACCATCGCACCTGCGACTGCCCCCGCCCGGGCGCCGGTCACATACGTTCGCTCCGCTGTCGGTTTGGGATCGCGTACCGCCAGCCTGCCGCCATCGGCCAAACCGCTGCAGTCTCGCAATGAGGTACCAGCTTGGCGTCCCACTCCGGCGTTGTTCTTCGCGCTTTACGCCGCGATCACGGGCGTTCTTTTGACCCGCCTGCTGGTCGGTCTTGTCTCGGCTTGGCGCATTTGGCGTCGATCCACTCCAATTGCGGCAGATTCGAACGCGAGTCCTTCCGTCCGCGTCAGCGCCGAGGTTCTTTCTCCCGTGACCATCGGCTCCGGCATTCTGCTTCCGTCGGAATTCGACCAATGGTCGCCTGAAAGGCTGCGAGCCGTACTCGCACACGAGCGCGCTCACGTACGTCACTTCGACTTCCATCTGCAATTGCTGGCTGGCATTTACGCCGCGATCTTCTGGTTCAGCCCGCTGGGCTGGTGGCTCCGTCGCCACCTCGCTGTTCTTGCCGAAGCGATTAGCGACCAGGCTGGCATCGCGGAATCCGGCACGCGTTCCGACTACGCAGAAATCGTTCTTCATTTCGCGGCGATGCCGCGTCGTTCTATGACTGGAGTTGCTATGGCCTCTTCTGGAAATGTCACTCGTCGTATCGAACAGCTTCTCAACGAAGACCTTTATCGTGCCGCGTTCTCGCGCGGACAGAAGCGCGCCCGCATCGCGTTCCTGTTAGTTACCTTCGCGGTGTTTACCACCAGCCTTCTTATGCACGTCCCCTCCGCACGCGCCGCACAGAAAGCGCCTGCACCACCGCCAATGGTGGCCGTACAACTGGAAACGCCCGCTCCGCCCGCCTCAGCTCCCGAACCGCCGCAGGCTCCTGAAGCCACCAACAACACCAACGTGAACTCGAACTCAAACTCAAACTCAAACTCGAACAACAATACAAACACGCTGACAGAAACGCGAGACGCCAACTCCACAACTTATTCCTACGGCGTCTCGGACGACGGCAATTCCTACTCCGACGGCGAATCCTACGCCATTGTCGACGGCACGAAGACCAACATGACCTTCTCCGGTCACTGGGCGTCGAGCCACTCCCGCGAAGAAATTGAAAAAGCTCGCCGCGTGGCTAACAATGGCAAGTTCCTTTGGTTCCACCACGCAGGCAAATCGTACGTCGTTACGGATCCCACGATCATCGCGAACTTGCAGGCCCTGTACGCGCCGATGGAAGAACTCGGCCGCCAGCAGGAAGAACTCGGCAAACAGCAGGAAGCCCTCGGAGAGCAGCAAGAGGCACTCGGCAGGAAGCAGGAAGAAGCGAGCGTTCCTACTCCAGACATGACGCGCGAAATCGCCGCGATCAACGAAGCCGCCGCCAAGCTGCAGGCGCAAAAAGGTAAGGACATGACCTCCGAACAACTCGCCGACCTTCAGGAGAAGCTCGGTGACTTGCAGGGCCGTCTCGGCGAAGTCCAGGGCAAGATCGGAGAGAAGCAGGGCAAGCTAGGCGAAGAGCAGGGCAAGCTTGGAGAACAGCAAGGCAAGCTCGGTGAGAAACAAGGCAAGCTCGGCGAGCAGCAGGGAAAAATCGCGGAGGCCGCCGACAAAAAGGTCAAAGCCGTAATTCAGGAGACGCTCAGGAACGGCAAAGCGCAGCCGGTCCAGTAA
- a CDS encoding BlaI/MecI/CopY family transcriptional regulator, with the protein MERNTPLAHDPAELGDLERDVLEIVWKRGTASAEHVREEINRPLKDSTIRTVLRRLEEKGYLEHETEQRTFIYRPSESRQRVAGRAVQQIVDWFCGGSVEELLVGMVDSKVVGRAELERLARRIAAAKKESKS; encoded by the coding sequence ATGGAGCGTAACACTCCCTTAGCACACGATCCCGCCGAACTCGGCGACCTCGAACGCGATGTCCTTGAAATCGTCTGGAAGCGTGGTACGGCTTCGGCCGAACACGTCCGCGAAGAGATTAATCGTCCGTTGAAAGACTCAACCATCCGGACCGTTCTACGGCGCCTGGAAGAGAAGGGCTATCTCGAACACGAAACCGAGCAACGCACCTTCATCTACCGTCCCTCCGAATCGCGCCAACGCGTTGCCGGCCGCGCCGTGCAGCAGATCGTAGATTGGTTCTGCGGCGGCTCTGTGGAAGAGTTGCTCGTTGGCATGGTTGACTCCAAAGTCGTAGGCCGCGCCGAACTCGAACGCCTCGCCCGCCGGATCGCTGCTGCGAAGAAGGAGAGCAAGTCATGA
- a CDS encoding MBL fold metallo-hydrolase RNA specificity domain-containing protein encodes MTYIQFLGAAGVVTGSKHLVNTAADESGTRGFQLLIDCGLFQGQKEWRERNWRDTPIPAREIDAVVLTHAHLDHTGWIPRLVKEGFTGPIYATSATVDLCGVILPDSGHLQEEDAAFHNKIKSSKHDPALPLYTMQEALDSLKLFKAVDFEKQTDVSPELSFRYVRAAHILGSSMVELTVKQNGSSKLVLFSGDIGRVRDTEVAPGKVVRSGPYEGESADIVVMESTYGNREHPKNDPRPEMAKLIRDTVGRGGSVVVPAFAVERTQKLVFMVKQMMENNEIPKVPVHCDSPMAIKAVEIFLKHEEEFTDETKRLIDQYGSPLTWPGFYFDTTQQESKKINNSNYPQIIISSSGMATGGRIQHHLAQRLPDPKNLVLFIGFQAPGTRGRQIKDGEKEVKIFGQIVPVRAQVATLEQFSDHADTSELLEWLHTFKKAPSQTWLVHGEPDAAQKLRDAMIKALHWNVNVAQWMQKAPV; translated from the coding sequence ATGACCTACATCCAATTCCTCGGCGCCGCGGGCGTCGTCACCGGTTCCAAACACCTCGTCAACACCGCTGCCGATGAATCCGGCACCCGCGGTTTCCAACTGTTGATTGACTGCGGTCTTTTCCAGGGCCAAAAAGAATGGCGCGAGCGCAACTGGCGCGACACTCCAATCCCCGCGCGTGAGATCGATGCCGTCGTCCTCACCCACGCGCATCTCGACCACACTGGCTGGATCCCGCGCCTGGTGAAAGAAGGTTTCACCGGCCCCATCTACGCCACATCGGCCACCGTGGATCTCTGCGGTGTCATCCTGCCTGACAGCGGACACCTCCAGGAAGAAGATGCGGCGTTCCATAACAAGATCAAGAGCTCGAAGCACGACCCGGCTCTGCCGCTCTACACCATGCAGGAAGCGCTCGACAGCCTAAAGCTCTTCAAGGCCGTGGACTTCGAGAAGCAGACCGATGTCTCACCCGAGCTGAGCTTCCGCTACGTCCGAGCCGCGCACATCCTCGGCTCCTCGATGGTGGAGCTCACCGTGAAGCAGAACGGCTCCTCGAAGCTCGTACTCTTTTCCGGCGACATCGGGCGCGTTCGCGACACGGAGGTTGCGCCCGGCAAAGTCGTGCGCTCCGGTCCCTATGAAGGCGAATCCGCCGACATCGTTGTGATGGAATCCACCTACGGCAATCGCGAGCATCCCAAAAACGACCCGCGCCCCGAGATGGCTAAACTCATTCGCGACACCGTCGGCCGCGGCGGCTCCGTTGTCGTTCCCGCCTTCGCCGTCGAGCGCACGCAGAAGCTGGTCTTCATGGTGAAGCAGATGATGGAGAACAACGAGATTCCCAAAGTTCCCGTTCACTGCGACAGCCCCATGGCGATCAAGGCCGTCGAGATCTTCCTTAAGCACGAAGAAGAATTCACCGACGAAACCAAGCGCCTCATCGATCAATACGGCAGCCCGCTCACCTGGCCAGGCTTTTACTTCGACACCACGCAGCAGGAATCGAAGAAGATCAACAACTCGAACTATCCTCAGATCATCATCTCGTCGAGTGGCATGGCCACCGGAGGCCGCATCCAGCATCACCTCGCGCAGCGCCTCCCGGATCCCAAGAACCTTGTGCTCTTCATCGGATTCCAGGCACCCGGGACACGTGGTCGCCAGATCAAAGACGGCGAGAAAGAAGTGAAGATTTTCGGCCAGATCGTTCCCGTCCGCGCCCAGGTCGCCACCCTCGAACAGTTCAGCGACCATGCCGACACGAGCGAGCTTCTTGAATGGCTACATACGTTCAAGAAGGCGCCATCGCAAACCTGGCTCGTCCACGGCGAGCCCGACGCCGCGCAGAAACTCCGAGACGCGATGATCAAAGCGCTGCACTGGAACGTGAACGTAGCGCAGTGGATGCAAAAAGCCCCGGTATAG